In one window of Mercurialis annua linkage group LG4, ddMerAnnu1.2, whole genome shotgun sequence DNA:
- the LOC126677699 gene encoding transcription initiation factor TFIID subunit 12 isoform X1 produces the protein MDNQTPTPPSTTATPLPTQPPPSQPPPSQPPPSSAIPSPQPPPPQQKPPPPSYHQPPSSAPSLPSFPTPTPNPTPNPNPKPNPNSIQQLRPSISTTNTTTTTTTTTTTTMTPQVRGQTPVPHRPQHQHFQHFSSITSASPQPRPVSAGGVAIGVPAAAPAPFSSSFGQVRPMSSGGVGASQIRGSGIGGVQQHHHLQRPITVQSSVRPPAITTTSPNNQSPAASQHLQGHGFMRSSSLGPGSPAPNTSQSMHSPNQPWLSSGSQGKPPLPSHQFRAQLNSPSVQHRSPIPQPHHSLPTISHQQHVSPAQTQQSLSSHPPSEHFGQPFPSPRAPRSITQQLALQNLANQRPTSLTAAHPSTTPSASPNALPSISPHALPSASPNALPGTLPNAMQSGIQNRTSNAESYESGNRILSKRSIHELVTQIDPFEKLDPEVEDILADIADEFVESITTFGCSLAKHRKSDTLEAKDILLHLERNWNMSLPGFSSDEIKTYRKPLTSDLHKERLAMVKKSMLASEMAGAKNSVGQAAGNTKGNLTRTPANVMISPNVKIHEVT, from the exons ATGGACAATCAAACCCCTACCCCGCCCTCCACCACCGCTACTCCACTCCCTACTCAACCACCACCGTCACAACCACCACCGTCACAACCGCCACCATCATCGGCGATTCCATCACCgcaaccaccaccaccacaacAAAAACCACCGCCTCCATCTTATCATCAACCCCCATCCTCAGCTCCTTCACTCCCATCCTTCCCAACCCCAACCCCAAACCCTACACCCAAcccaaaccctaaacctaaCCCTAACTCTATTCAACAGTTAAGACCTTCAATTTCTACTActaatactactactactactactactactactactactactatgACTCCTCAAGTGAGGGGACAAACACCAGTGCCACATAGACCGCAGCACCAACACTTTCAGCATTTTTCTTCTATCACTTCCGCCTCTCCTCAACCAAGGCCCGTGTCCGCCGGGGGTGTTGCTATTGGTGTTCCAGCCGCTGCCCCCGCTCCTTTCTCCTCGTCTTTCGGGCAG GTGCGGCCGATGAGTTCAGGCGGTGTTGGTGCCTCTCAGATTAGGGGAAGTGGGATTGGAGGCGTACAACAACATCATCATCTACAGAGACCAATAACTGTTCAATCATCTGTTAGACCACCTGCTATTACTACTACTTCTCCAAATAATCAGTCCCCTGCTGCTTCCCAA CATCTCCAAGGGCATGGATTTATGAGATCATCTTCCCTGGGTCCTGGTTCTCCAGCACCAAACACATCACAAAGTATGCACTCCCCTAACCAGCCATGGTTGTCATCGGGATCTCAAGGCAAGCCTCCATTACCCTCTCATCAATTCAGAGCCCAGCTAAACTCGCCATCTGTGCAACACAGGTCTCCTATTCCTCAACCTCACCACTCGCTTCCAACAATTTCACACCAACAGCACGTGTCACCTGCACAAACACAGCAGTCCTTATCGTCCCATCCACCATCAGAACATTTTGGGCAACCATTTCCATCCCCAAGGGCTCCACGGTCCATTACACAACAGCTTGCTCTTCAAAATTTAGCAAATCAAAGGCCAACATCCTTAACAGCAGCTCATCCAAGCACCACACCCAGTGCTTCACCTAATGCCTTACCCAGTATCTCACCCCATGCCTTACCCAGTGCCTCACCCAATGCTTTACCAGGCACCTTACCCAATGCCATGCAGTCAGGGATTCAGAATAGAACATCAAATGCAGAAAGTTATGAATCTGGTAACCGAATTCTTAGCAAAAGAAGTATCCATGAGCTAGTTACCCAG ATTGATCCATTTGAGAAATTAGATCCTGAAGTTGAAGACATTCTTGCGGATATAGCTGATGAATTTGTGGAATCT aTCACAACTTTTGGTTGCTCATTAGCCAAGCACAGAAAATCTGATACGTTGGAAGCAAAAGACATACTTCTACATCTTG AAAGGAACTGGAATATGTCACTTCCAGGATTCAGCAGTGATGAGATCAAGACTTATCGAAAACCA CTTACAAGTGACCTTCACAAGGAACGCCTTGCAATG GTAAAGAAGTCAATGTTGGCATCTGAGATGGCTGGTGCTAAAAACTCAGTTGGACAAGCTGCTGGAAACACAAAGGGCAATTTGACAAGGACACCTGCAAATGTTATGATCTCTCCTAATGTAAAAATTCATGAAGTTACATAA
- the LOC126677699 gene encoding transcription initiation factor TFIID subunit 12 isoform X3, producing MDNQTPTPPSTTATPLPTQPPPSQPPPSQPPPSSAIPSPQPPPPQQKPPPPSYHQPPSSAPSLPSFPTPTPNPTPNPNPKPNPNSIQQLRPSISTTNTTTTTTTTTTTTMTPQVRGQTPVPHRPQHQHFQHFSSITSASPQPRPVSAGGVAIGVPAAAPAPFSSSFGQVRPMSSGGVGASQIRGSGIGGVQQHHHLQRPITVQSSVRPPAITTTSPNNQSPAASQHLQGHGFMRSSSLGPGSPAPNTSQSMHSPNQPWLSSGSQGKPPLPSHQFRAQLNSPSVQHRSPIPQPHHSLPTISHQQHVSPAQTQQSLSSHPPSEHFGQPFPSPRAPRSITQQLALQNLANQRPTSLTAAHPSTTPSASPNALPSISPHALPSASPNALPGTLPNAMQSGIQNRTSNAESYESGNRILSKRSIHELVTQIDPFEKLDPEVEDILADIADEFVESVNHNFWLLISQAQKI from the exons ATGGACAATCAAACCCCTACCCCGCCCTCCACCACCGCTACTCCACTCCCTACTCAACCACCACCGTCACAACCACCACCGTCACAACCGCCACCATCATCGGCGATTCCATCACCgcaaccaccaccaccacaacAAAAACCACCGCCTCCATCTTATCATCAACCCCCATCCTCAGCTCCTTCACTCCCATCCTTCCCAACCCCAACCCCAAACCCTACACCCAAcccaaaccctaaacctaaCCCTAACTCTATTCAACAGTTAAGACCTTCAATTTCTACTActaatactactactactactactactactactactactactatgACTCCTCAAGTGAGGGGACAAACACCAGTGCCACATAGACCGCAGCACCAACACTTTCAGCATTTTTCTTCTATCACTTCCGCCTCTCCTCAACCAAGGCCCGTGTCCGCCGGGGGTGTTGCTATTGGTGTTCCAGCCGCTGCCCCCGCTCCTTTCTCCTCGTCTTTCGGGCAG GTGCGGCCGATGAGTTCAGGCGGTGTTGGTGCCTCTCAGATTAGGGGAAGTGGGATTGGAGGCGTACAACAACATCATCATCTACAGAGACCAATAACTGTTCAATCATCTGTTAGACCACCTGCTATTACTACTACTTCTCCAAATAATCAGTCCCCTGCTGCTTCCCAA CATCTCCAAGGGCATGGATTTATGAGATCATCTTCCCTGGGTCCTGGTTCTCCAGCACCAAACACATCACAAAGTATGCACTCCCCTAACCAGCCATGGTTGTCATCGGGATCTCAAGGCAAGCCTCCATTACCCTCTCATCAATTCAGAGCCCAGCTAAACTCGCCATCTGTGCAACACAGGTCTCCTATTCCTCAACCTCACCACTCGCTTCCAACAATTTCACACCAACAGCACGTGTCACCTGCACAAACACAGCAGTCCTTATCGTCCCATCCACCATCAGAACATTTTGGGCAACCATTTCCATCCCCAAGGGCTCCACGGTCCATTACACAACAGCTTGCTCTTCAAAATTTAGCAAATCAAAGGCCAACATCCTTAACAGCAGCTCATCCAAGCACCACACCCAGTGCTTCACCTAATGCCTTACCCAGTATCTCACCCCATGCCTTACCCAGTGCCTCACCCAATGCTTTACCAGGCACCTTACCCAATGCCATGCAGTCAGGGATTCAGAATAGAACATCAAATGCAGAAAGTTATGAATCTGGTAACCGAATTCTTAGCAAAAGAAGTATCCATGAGCTAGTTACCCAG ATTGATCCATTTGAGAAATTAGATCCTGAAGTTGAAGACATTCTTGCGGATATAGCTGATGAATTTGTGGAATCTGTGA aTCACAACTTTTGGTTGCTCATTAGCCAAGCACAGAAAATCTGA
- the LOC126677699 gene encoding transcription initiation factor TFIID subunit 12 isoform X2: protein MDNQTPTPPSTTATPLPTQPPPSQPPPSQPPPSSAIPSPQPPPPQQKPPPPSYHQPPSSAPSLPSFPTPTPNPTPNPNPKPNPNSIQQLRPSISTTNTTTTTTTTTTTTMTPQVRGQTPVPHRPQHQHFQHFSSITSASPQPRPVSAGGVAIGVPAAAPAPFSSSFGQVRPMSSGGVGASQIRGSGIGGVQQHHHLQRPITVQSSVRPPAITTTSPNNQSPAASQHLQGHGFMRSSSLGPGSPAPNTSQSMHSPNQPWLSSGSQGKPPLPSHQFRAQLNSPSVQHRSPIPQPHHSLPTISHQQHVSPAQTQQSLSSHPPSEHFGQPFPSPRAPRSITQQLALQNLANQRPTSLTAAHPSTTPSASPNALPSISPHALPSASPNALPGTLPNAMQSGIQNRTSNAESYESGNRILSKRSIHELVTQIDPFEKLDPEVEDILADIADEFVESVRIEIDKADRQQSFNNPPP from the exons ATGGACAATCAAACCCCTACCCCGCCCTCCACCACCGCTACTCCACTCCCTACTCAACCACCACCGTCACAACCACCACCGTCACAACCGCCACCATCATCGGCGATTCCATCACCgcaaccaccaccaccacaacAAAAACCACCGCCTCCATCTTATCATCAACCCCCATCCTCAGCTCCTTCACTCCCATCCTTCCCAACCCCAACCCCAAACCCTACACCCAAcccaaaccctaaacctaaCCCTAACTCTATTCAACAGTTAAGACCTTCAATTTCTACTActaatactactactactactactactactactactactactatgACTCCTCAAGTGAGGGGACAAACACCAGTGCCACATAGACCGCAGCACCAACACTTTCAGCATTTTTCTTCTATCACTTCCGCCTCTCCTCAACCAAGGCCCGTGTCCGCCGGGGGTGTTGCTATTGGTGTTCCAGCCGCTGCCCCCGCTCCTTTCTCCTCGTCTTTCGGGCAG GTGCGGCCGATGAGTTCAGGCGGTGTTGGTGCCTCTCAGATTAGGGGAAGTGGGATTGGAGGCGTACAACAACATCATCATCTACAGAGACCAATAACTGTTCAATCATCTGTTAGACCACCTGCTATTACTACTACTTCTCCAAATAATCAGTCCCCTGCTGCTTCCCAA CATCTCCAAGGGCATGGATTTATGAGATCATCTTCCCTGGGTCCTGGTTCTCCAGCACCAAACACATCACAAAGTATGCACTCCCCTAACCAGCCATGGTTGTCATCGGGATCTCAAGGCAAGCCTCCATTACCCTCTCATCAATTCAGAGCCCAGCTAAACTCGCCATCTGTGCAACACAGGTCTCCTATTCCTCAACCTCACCACTCGCTTCCAACAATTTCACACCAACAGCACGTGTCACCTGCACAAACACAGCAGTCCTTATCGTCCCATCCACCATCAGAACATTTTGGGCAACCATTTCCATCCCCAAGGGCTCCACGGTCCATTACACAACAGCTTGCTCTTCAAAATTTAGCAAATCAAAGGCCAACATCCTTAACAGCAGCTCATCCAAGCACCACACCCAGTGCTTCACCTAATGCCTTACCCAGTATCTCACCCCATGCCTTACCCAGTGCCTCACCCAATGCTTTACCAGGCACCTTACCCAATGCCATGCAGTCAGGGATTCAGAATAGAACATCAAATGCAGAAAGTTATGAATCTGGTAACCGAATTCTTAGCAAAAGAAGTATCCATGAGCTAGTTACCCAG ATTGATCCATTTGAGAAATTAGATCCTGAAGTTGAAGACATTCTTGCGGATATAGCTGATGAATTTGTGGAATCTGTGA gaATAGAAATAGACAAAGCAGACAGACAACAATCGTTCAATAACCCCCCTCCCTAA
- the LOC126677699 gene encoding transcription initiation factor TFIID subunit 12 isoform X4 gives MDNQTPTPPSTTATPLPTQPPPSQPPPSQPPPSSAIPSPQPPPPQQKPPPPSYHQPPSSAPSLPSFPTPTPNPTPNPNPKPNPNSIQQLRPSISTTNTTTTTTTTTTTTMTPQVRGQTPVPHRPQHQHFQHFSSITSASPQPRPVSAGGVAIGVPAAAPAPFSSSFGQVRPMSSGGVGASQIRGSGIGGVQQHHHLQRPITVQSSVRPPAITTTSPNNQSPAASQHLQGHGFMRSSSLGPGSPAPNTSQSMHSPNQPWLSSGSQGKPPLPSHQFRAQLNSPSVQHRSPIPQPHHSLPTISHQQHVSPAQTQQSLSSHPPSEHFGQPFPSPRAPRSITQQLALQNLANQRPTSLTAAHPSTTPSASPNALPSISPHALPSASPNALPGTLPNAMQSGIQNRTSNAESYESGNRILSKRSIHELVTQIDPFEKLDPEVEDILADIADEFVESE, from the exons ATGGACAATCAAACCCCTACCCCGCCCTCCACCACCGCTACTCCACTCCCTACTCAACCACCACCGTCACAACCACCACCGTCACAACCGCCACCATCATCGGCGATTCCATCACCgcaaccaccaccaccacaacAAAAACCACCGCCTCCATCTTATCATCAACCCCCATCCTCAGCTCCTTCACTCCCATCCTTCCCAACCCCAACCCCAAACCCTACACCCAAcccaaaccctaaacctaaCCCTAACTCTATTCAACAGTTAAGACCTTCAATTTCTACTActaatactactactactactactactactactactactactatgACTCCTCAAGTGAGGGGACAAACACCAGTGCCACATAGACCGCAGCACCAACACTTTCAGCATTTTTCTTCTATCACTTCCGCCTCTCCTCAACCAAGGCCCGTGTCCGCCGGGGGTGTTGCTATTGGTGTTCCAGCCGCTGCCCCCGCTCCTTTCTCCTCGTCTTTCGGGCAG GTGCGGCCGATGAGTTCAGGCGGTGTTGGTGCCTCTCAGATTAGGGGAAGTGGGATTGGAGGCGTACAACAACATCATCATCTACAGAGACCAATAACTGTTCAATCATCTGTTAGACCACCTGCTATTACTACTACTTCTCCAAATAATCAGTCCCCTGCTGCTTCCCAA CATCTCCAAGGGCATGGATTTATGAGATCATCTTCCCTGGGTCCTGGTTCTCCAGCACCAAACACATCACAAAGTATGCACTCCCCTAACCAGCCATGGTTGTCATCGGGATCTCAAGGCAAGCCTCCATTACCCTCTCATCAATTCAGAGCCCAGCTAAACTCGCCATCTGTGCAACACAGGTCTCCTATTCCTCAACCTCACCACTCGCTTCCAACAATTTCACACCAACAGCACGTGTCACCTGCACAAACACAGCAGTCCTTATCGTCCCATCCACCATCAGAACATTTTGGGCAACCATTTCCATCCCCAAGGGCTCCACGGTCCATTACACAACAGCTTGCTCTTCAAAATTTAGCAAATCAAAGGCCAACATCCTTAACAGCAGCTCATCCAAGCACCACACCCAGTGCTTCACCTAATGCCTTACCCAGTATCTCACCCCATGCCTTACCCAGTGCCTCACCCAATGCTTTACCAGGCACCTTACCCAATGCCATGCAGTCAGGGATTCAGAATAGAACATCAAATGCAGAAAGTTATGAATCTGGTAACCGAATTCTTAGCAAAAGAAGTATCCATGAGCTAGTTACCCAG ATTGATCCATTTGAGAAATTAGATCCTGAAGTTGAAGACATTCTTGCGGATATAGCTGATGAATTTGTGGAATCT gaATAG
- the LOC126677269 gene encoding uncharacterized protein LOC126677269 isoform X2 produces MGTEESSAESWHLNFRNKMSSWWRRNLTWRTLGLLLLCQLVSIVMAFMGFSSSLIAKLGVDAPASQGIFTYLSLALVYGSILVYRNQKPMVSWYWYLLLGFLDSQSLFLYNTSFHFTSITSVTMLQSFSIAWVIVLTWFFLGSRYSLWQFFGAALCVLGLGLLILSDVGVGGGGASRTLFGDMIVIAGTLLFALSNVGEEFCVKNKDRVEMLAMIGAYGLLIVALAAYTLSSFTLYSLFSFVLQMSGATMYNLSTPASNMWVVIIQIFFYHQQVGWLYYVSFAIVVTGLVMYSTNEKDPVSISNAKDSKYNAEYQALDNEDGTSRIQLWVS; encoded by the exons ATGGGTACAGAGGAAAG TTCTGCTGAGTCCTGGCATTTGAATTTTCGAAATAAAATGAGCAGCTGGTGGAGAAGAAATCTGACATGGAGAACTCTAGGCTTGCTGCTTCTTTGTCAGTTGGTTTCTATTGTGATGGCCTTTATGGGCTTCAGTTCCTCTCTAATAGCCAAGCTTG GTGTTGATGCACCTGCTTCTCAAGGTATTTTCACTTACCTGAGTTTAGCTTTGGTATATGGAAGCATCTTGGTCTACAGGAATCAGAAACCAATG gtTTCTTGGTATTGGTATCTCCTTCTTGGATTCCTTGATTCCCAGAGCctttttttat ATAACACATCATTCCATTTCACATCCATTACTAGTGTGACGATGTTGCAGTCTTTCTCGATAGCATGGGTCATTGTACTCACTTGGTTTTTCCTTGGCTCACGATACTCGCTATGGCAGTTTTTTGGCGCAGCCCTGTGTGTGCTTGGGCTTGGCTTACTGATCCTCTCTGATGTTGGGGTTGGTGGTGGAG gTGCGTCAAGAACTCTGTTTGGTGATATGATTGTCATCGCTGGAACGCTGTTATTTGCCTTGAGCAATGTTGGTGAG GAATTTTGTGTTAAGAACAAAGACCGTGTCGAGATGCTGGCTATGATTGGTGCTTATGGATTACTT ATAGTAGCCTTAGCTGCTTACACACTTTCATCCTTTACACTGTACTCCCTTTTCTCATTTGTTCTACAG ATGAGTGGAGCTACAATGTATAATCTCTCTACTCCCGCATCTAATATGTGGGTAGTTATCATTCAGATATTTTTCTACCATCAGCAG GTTGGTTGGTTATACTATGTTTCTTTTGCTATTGTGGTCACTGGATTGGTCATGTATTCTACCAA TGAGAAGGATCCTGTTTCTATATCAAATGCAAAAGATAGCAAATACAATGCAGAATACCAAGCACTTGATAATGAAGATGGTACTTCAAGAATTCAATTATGGGTTtcatga
- the LOC126677269 gene encoding uncharacterized protein LOC126677269 isoform X1 has translation MGTEESSAESWHLNFRNKMSSWWRRNLTWRTLGLLLLCQLVSIVMAFMGFSSSLIAKLGVDAPASQGIFTYLSLALVYGSILVYRNQKPMVSWYWYLLLGFLDSQSLFLYNTSFHFTSITSVTMLQSFSIAWVIVLTWFFLGSRYSLWQFFGAALCVLGLGLLILSDVGVGGGGASRTLFGDMIVIAGTLLFALSNVGEEFCVKNKDRVEMLAMIGAYGLLVSIVQIYIAESKSFQSVELSADIIVALAAYTLSSFTLYSLFSFVLQMSGATMYNLSTPASNMWVVIIQIFFYHQQVGWLYYVSFAIVVTGLVMYSTNEKDPVSISNAKDSKYNAEYQALDNEDGTSRIQLWVS, from the exons ATGGGTACAGAGGAAAG TTCTGCTGAGTCCTGGCATTTGAATTTTCGAAATAAAATGAGCAGCTGGTGGAGAAGAAATCTGACATGGAGAACTCTAGGCTTGCTGCTTCTTTGTCAGTTGGTTTCTATTGTGATGGCCTTTATGGGCTTCAGTTCCTCTCTAATAGCCAAGCTTG GTGTTGATGCACCTGCTTCTCAAGGTATTTTCACTTACCTGAGTTTAGCTTTGGTATATGGAAGCATCTTGGTCTACAGGAATCAGAAACCAATG gtTTCTTGGTATTGGTATCTCCTTCTTGGATTCCTTGATTCCCAGAGCctttttttat ATAACACATCATTCCATTTCACATCCATTACTAGTGTGACGATGTTGCAGTCTTTCTCGATAGCATGGGTCATTGTACTCACTTGGTTTTTCCTTGGCTCACGATACTCGCTATGGCAGTTTTTTGGCGCAGCCCTGTGTGTGCTTGGGCTTGGCTTACTGATCCTCTCTGATGTTGGGGTTGGTGGTGGAG gTGCGTCAAGAACTCTGTTTGGTGATATGATTGTCATCGCTGGAACGCTGTTATTTGCCTTGAGCAATGTTGGTGAG GAATTTTGTGTTAAGAACAAAGACCGTGTCGAGATGCTGGCTATGATTGGTGCTTATGGATTACTTGTGAGCATAGTTCAGAT ATACATAGCAGAATCAAAGAGTTTTCAGTCGGTGGAACTGTCTGCTGACATT ATAGTAGCCTTAGCTGCTTACACACTTTCATCCTTTACACTGTACTCCCTTTTCTCATTTGTTCTACAG ATGAGTGGAGCTACAATGTATAATCTCTCTACTCCCGCATCTAATATGTGGGTAGTTATCATTCAGATATTTTTCTACCATCAGCAG GTTGGTTGGTTATACTATGTTTCTTTTGCTATTGTGGTCACTGGATTGGTCATGTATTCTACCAA TGAGAAGGATCCTGTTTCTATATCAAATGCAAAAGATAGCAAATACAATGCAGAATACCAAGCACTTGATAATGAAGATGGTACTTCAAGAATTCAATTATGGGTTtcatga
- the LOC126677269 gene encoding uncharacterized protein LOC126677269 isoform X3 — translation MHLLLKVSWYWYLLLGFLDSQSLFLYNTSFHFTSITSVTMLQSFSIAWVIVLTWFFLGSRYSLWQFFGAALCVLGLGLLILSDVGVGGGGASRTLFGDMIVIAGTLLFALSNVGEEFCVKNKDRVEMLAMIGAYGLLVSIVQIYIAESKSFQSVELSADIIVALAAYTLSSFTLYSLFSFVLQMSGATMYNLSTPASNMWVVIIQIFFYHQQVGWLYYVSFAIVVTGLVMYSTNEKDPVSISNAKDSKYNAEYQALDNEDGTSRIQLWVS, via the exons ATGCACCTGCTTCTCAAG gtTTCTTGGTATTGGTATCTCCTTCTTGGATTCCTTGATTCCCAGAGCctttttttat ATAACACATCATTCCATTTCACATCCATTACTAGTGTGACGATGTTGCAGTCTTTCTCGATAGCATGGGTCATTGTACTCACTTGGTTTTTCCTTGGCTCACGATACTCGCTATGGCAGTTTTTTGGCGCAGCCCTGTGTGTGCTTGGGCTTGGCTTACTGATCCTCTCTGATGTTGGGGTTGGTGGTGGAG gTGCGTCAAGAACTCTGTTTGGTGATATGATTGTCATCGCTGGAACGCTGTTATTTGCCTTGAGCAATGTTGGTGAG GAATTTTGTGTTAAGAACAAAGACCGTGTCGAGATGCTGGCTATGATTGGTGCTTATGGATTACTTGTGAGCATAGTTCAGAT ATACATAGCAGAATCAAAGAGTTTTCAGTCGGTGGAACTGTCTGCTGACATT ATAGTAGCCTTAGCTGCTTACACACTTTCATCCTTTACACTGTACTCCCTTTTCTCATTTGTTCTACAG ATGAGTGGAGCTACAATGTATAATCTCTCTACTCCCGCATCTAATATGTGGGTAGTTATCATTCAGATATTTTTCTACCATCAGCAG GTTGGTTGGTTATACTATGTTTCTTTTGCTATTGTGGTCACTGGATTGGTCATGTATTCTACCAA TGAGAAGGATCCTGTTTCTATATCAAATGCAAAAGATAGCAAATACAATGCAGAATACCAAGCACTTGATAATGAAGATGGTACTTCAAGAATTCAATTATGGGTTtcatga